The Winslowiella toletana region CCGCCGCTGGCGTGGACGTTAACCATCCAGACACCGAGATCGGCAGCAGCAGCCACCGCATGCGCGGCGGTATTCGGAATATCGTGAAATTTAAGATCGAGGAAGATTTCAAAGCCGCGCTGTTGCAGGTCGCGCACCAGCTGCGGACCAAACAGCGTAAACATCTCTTTGCCAATTTTCAGGCGGCACGATTGCGGATCGATGCGGTCGACAAAGGCCATTGCGCGTTGGCGATCGGCATAATCCAGCGCCACCAGAATCGGCGAGTCGTTTACAGTTTGAGGTGATGACATGAGAAAACCCTCTGACGGTGTAGCACCAGCATGGCGCAATGGATAAACGGCAAGCATTCTACCTGCGCCGCGCCCAGGTTTACAGCGCAAGCTGGTAGTAAATCGCAGAGCAGGGAAAAACTCTCTCGCCCCTGCCAGGCCGCATATCAGCCCGGTGGCTAAAATGCGCACCGTGATAAACAACATGATTCATAGTATGTTGTAACTAAAGCCGGTAACAAAAAATTCCCGCTGCCGGGAATCTCTGTTTACTGGCCGTCCAATCCACGAATCGGCTTCACCGACGACCAGGCGCGGCACGAAGGACAGTGCCAGTAAAGCGCATGAGCGGTAAAACCACATTTATGACAGCGATATCGCGGCTTAGTACGAATTTGCTCGCCAACCATATCCCGCAGCACCATCAGGCTGTCTTTCGCCCTGCCGTCTTCCGCCTCGTGCAGGTGGAAATCCATCAGGCGGTGAAAGACGCGCATGGTCGGATGGCGCTGCAATTGCCGGTTAATATACACCTGCGCCACCTCTGCGCCCTCCTGCCGCTCCAGAATATCCGACAGATAGAGTTCAGCCGCAGCGCCCGTGTTCTCTTCAACGCAGCGTTTCAGGTAATCCGTCCAGGCCTGCGGCTGATTCAACCGCTGATAACAGGTTTCCAGCATTTCCAGCGTTTCACTGACCAGCTCTTTATCCTGCTCAATCACCCGCTGGAGATGATTAACCGCTTTGGCATTTTCCCCCTGCGCCATCAGAATGCGCCCCATCATGATCGACACCCTGGCGCTCTGGCGATCCGCCGCCTCAGCTTTGTGCAGCAGACTCATCGCGCGGTCGAGATCGTCACTGGCCATCGCCTGCAGCGCCAGTTCACAGTAAAAGTGGGCGATTTCCATCTTTTGACGGTCTTTACCCAGTTTCACCAGCCGCTCGGCCACCTCAATCGCTTTCTGCCAGTCGCTGGTAGCCTGATGGATCAGCAACAGCTGTTGCAGCGCACCCACGCGGAAGTCGGTCTCATCAATCAGCTGACCAAACATATCTTCCGCACGGTCATACATACCGGCAACCATATAATCACGACCGAGCTGCTGAATAGCCAGCAGGCGCTGATCGTAGGTCAGCGAAGCGCTCTCCATCAATGACTGGTGAATGCGAATAGCGCGATCCACTTCGCCGCGCGAACGAAACAGGTTGCCGAGCGTCAGGTGTGCTTCCA contains the following coding sequences:
- the lapB gene encoding lipopolysaccharide assembly protein LapB; the protein is MLELLFLLLPVAAAYGWYMGRRSAQQDKQQEASRLSRDYVTGVNFLLSNQQDKAVDLFLDMLKEDSGTVEAHLTLGNLFRSRGEVDRAIRIHQSLMESASLTYDQRLLAIQQLGRDYMVAGMYDRAEDMFGQLIDETDFRVGALQQLLLIHQATSDWQKAIEVAERLVKLGKDRQKMEIAHFYCELALQAMASDDLDRAMSLLHKAEAADRQSARVSIMMGRILMAQGENAKAVNHLQRVIEQDKELVSETLEMLETCYQRLNQPQAWTDYLKRCVEENTGAAAELYLSDILERQEGAEVAQVYINRQLQRHPTMRVFHRLMDFHLHEAEDGRAKDSLMVLRDMVGEQIRTKPRYRCHKCGFTAHALYWHCPSCRAWSSVKPIRGLDGQ